In the genome of Acaryochloris thomasi RCC1774, one region contains:
- a CDS encoding heavy metal translocating P-type ATPase, translating to MSESHARKNCCGSGHDHSHDHGSGEFSLRKELTPVVIAAFLFLVGLLFNEPLHNTPFAIAEYAVLIPAYLVSGWSVLTAAGRNILRGRILDENFLMTIATLGAIAIHEVPEAVAVMLFFQVGELFQDYSVGRSRRSIKALLEVRPDTANLKVGDQIREVDPESVNMGDLILVRPGEKVPLDGEILEGQSQLDTSALTGESVPRTVVPGETVLSGMINQSGVLTVRVTKPFAESSISRILELVENASSKKADTEKFITRFARYYTPVVVFLSLAVAILPPLLIAGASQAEWTYRALVLLVISCPCGLVISIPLGYFGGVGGAARRGILVKGSVFLDALAQVKTVVFDKTGTLTQGNFRVTDVISENGFTQPQLLELAAQVESQSNHPVAQSIRLAHGKSVDESGVQEYEEIAGHGIRARIEKRTVLAGNDRLLHRESIPHEVCTVEGTVTHLAVDGEYTGRIIIEDELKEDAVAAIQALHSQGIQTVMLTGDNQAVADRIAKTLGLDQYRAELLPEDKVEALEELLDRASSTKDKVAFVGDGINDAPVIARADVGMAMGGLGSDAAIETADVVIMTDAPSKVAEAIAISQHTLRIVWQNIILAMTVKAIFIGLGAIGVATLWEAVFADVGVALLAIFNAGRILR from the coding sequence ATGTCAGAATCCCACGCCCGTAAAAATTGCTGCGGCAGCGGTCACGATCATAGCCATGACCACGGCTCAGGTGAATTTAGTCTCCGTAAAGAGCTGACACCAGTTGTGATCGCAGCCTTCCTCTTCCTTGTCGGCCTTCTCTTCAATGAGCCACTGCATAACACTCCCTTTGCCATTGCTGAATACGCCGTCTTAATACCTGCATACCTAGTCAGCGGCTGGAGCGTGTTGACAGCGGCAGGCCGCAATATCTTGCGGGGACGCATACTTGATGAAAATTTCCTGATGACGATCGCCACGCTGGGTGCGATCGCGATTCACGAGGTGCCCGAAGCCGTGGCTGTGATGTTGTTCTTCCAGGTCGGAGAGCTGTTTCAGGATTATTCGGTGGGGCGATCGCGCCGCTCCATCAAAGCCCTACTGGAGGTGCGACCCGACACCGCCAATCTCAAAGTGGGCGATCAGATTCGTGAGGTCGATCCTGAGTCCGTTAACATGGGTGATCTAATTCTGGTTCGCCCCGGTGAGAAAGTTCCATTAGATGGTGAAATCCTGGAGGGGCAATCCCAACTCGATACCTCTGCCCTCACAGGGGAGTCGGTCCCTCGCACTGTTGTTCCAGGTGAAACTGTCCTTTCCGGCATGATTAACCAGTCGGGAGTGCTGACGGTGCGCGTCACCAAACCCTTTGCAGAATCCTCAATCTCCAGAATTTTAGAACTGGTGGAAAACGCCAGCAGTAAGAAGGCCGATACCGAAAAATTTATCACCCGCTTTGCCCGGTACTACACCCCTGTCGTTGTATTCCTATCTCTAGCAGTGGCAATTTTGCCGCCGCTCCTTATTGCCGGAGCATCCCAGGCCGAATGGACCTATCGCGCTTTGGTGCTGCTGGTGATTTCTTGTCCCTGCGGTTTGGTGATTAGTATTCCGCTGGGCTACTTCGGGGGCGTGGGAGGAGCCGCCAGACGCGGCATTCTCGTTAAAGGCTCCGTCTTCCTAGATGCGCTGGCCCAGGTGAAAACTGTCGTCTTTGATAAAACTGGCACCCTAACCCAGGGTAACTTTCGCGTCACAGACGTGATCTCTGAGAATGGGTTCACCCAACCACAACTACTGGAACTGGCGGCTCAAGTTGAGTCTCAATCTAATCATCCCGTCGCGCAGTCAATTCGACTGGCACATGGCAAATCCGTAGATGAATCAGGTGTTCAGGAGTACGAAGAGATTGCGGGGCACGGCATTCGTGCCCGAATAGAGAAGCGTACCGTTCTGGCAGGGAATGATCGACTGCTGCATCGAGAAAGCATTCCCCATGAGGTTTGCACCGTAGAAGGAACTGTTACCCATCTGGCTGTAGACGGTGAATATACTGGGCGCATCATCATCGAGGATGAATTGAAAGAAGACGCAGTGGCCGCGATTCAAGCCTTACATTCGCAGGGTATTCAAACGGTCATGCTTACAGGTGATAACCAAGCGGTAGCTGATCGCATTGCCAAAACCCTTGGTCTTGACCAATATCGAGCCGAACTGTTACCCGAAGATAAAGTCGAGGCACTAGAGGAATTATTAGATCGGGCCAGTTCAACGAAAGACAAAGTGGCCTTTGTTGGGGATGGTATTAACGATGCTCCTGTGATTGCCAGAGCAGATGTAGGGATGGCAATGGGGGGACTCGGCTCAGACGCGGCGATTGAAACCGCTGATGTGGTGATTATGACTGATGCACCGTCCAAAGTGGCAGAAGCCATTGCGATCTCCCAACACACTCTACGGATTGTCTGGCAGAACATCATCCTTGCGATGACGGTAAAAGCTATATTCATCGGCCTAGGAGCCATTGGCGTTGCCACACTTTGGGAGGCCGTCTTTGCTGATGTGGGTGTTGCACTACTAGCCATTTTCAATGCGGGGCGCATTTTAAGATGA
- a CDS encoding YaaC family protein: protein MPLHKLNIAGKNVRLHGCLRSPDFRTSRVLCSDPWDFVALWLKRAHQDEALFYWEQAKHFYNASLALPEVSAPLTSYYCFLNATKALLSSKNCIIIESHGVGGRAIEGNKSLSNEVVDFQGSGILPAMCKYLAEPDNAGKSFTLKQILWQMPFIHRAYCLSYKGTTELFIPLTENCFMRKDGSYEAWFQAQVHPRYLNAHTKRIIEPGFELFNQHGHTLIRRKRRFKWSGRAIEDSISKFISYHKQIRRRIIPIFSNENRWYLKKSVANHDDLSNSQLVLIFAAMHRLSELSRYDPIALAAHFNVNHNWLLMEFIRSAAGQFVYGIASEITGLEFIRPDSF from the coding sequence ATGCCTTTACATAAATTGAATATAGCAGGGAAAAATGTACGTTTACATGGATGTTTGCGATCTCCCGATTTTCGAACGTCTAGGGTTCTTTGCTCTGACCCTTGGGATTTTGTTGCCCTTTGGCTCAAGCGTGCTCATCAAGATGAGGCTTTGTTCTATTGGGAACAGGCCAAGCATTTTTATAATGCTTCCCTTGCGTTGCCAGAGGTGTCAGCTCCACTTACATCGTACTACTGCTTCCTAAACGCAACCAAAGCGCTACTATCTTCTAAGAACTGCATAATTATTGAAAGTCATGGTGTTGGAGGACGAGCTATCGAAGGAAATAAATCACTTAGTAATGAGGTTGTAGACTTTCAAGGAAGTGGAATTTTACCTGCTATGTGCAAGTACTTAGCAGAACCTGATAATGCGGGAAAGAGTTTTACTCTGAAACAAATTTTGTGGCAAATGCCATTTATTCATCGAGCTTATTGCTTGTCTTACAAGGGTACGACCGAACTATTTATTCCACTTACAGAAAACTGCTTTATGAGAAAGGACGGTTCTTATGAGGCTTGGTTTCAAGCACAGGTTCATCCGCGTTATTTAAATGCCCATACGAAACGTATCATAGAACCCGGCTTTGAATTATTTAATCAGCATGGGCATACTCTGATTCGTAGAAAGCGGCGATTTAAATGGTCTGGCAGAGCTATTGAAGATAGCATTTCTAAGTTTATAAGCTATCATAAGCAAATCAGGCGTCGCATCATTCCAATATTTTCTAATGAAAATCGTTGGTATCTAAAAAAGTCAGTTGCGAATCACGATGATCTTTCTAACTCGCAGTTGGTGTTGATCTTTGCTGCAATGCATCGTTTGAGTGAATTAAGCCGCTATGATCCAATTGCCTTGGCGGCTCACTTCAATGTCAACCATAACTGGCTTTTAATGGAATTTATCAGATCTGCCGCAGGTCAATTTGTTTACGGAATTGCTTCTGAAATTACTGGCCTAGAGTTTATACGGCCAGATTCTTTCTGA